TGACACATACATTGCATCAGCAGCAGCCGACCTCGGAACAAGACCCCTCGAAGAGACTCATCCAATCTATAAGATGTTCATGTAAAAACATCTTCCTTATTTTTTATTTTAAAAAAATAAAGGAATCTACTCTGAAACCTCTCAAATGGCTCCTAATAATCGTCGTTTTCACAGCGCTAACCTTACTTGCTACTTATCTTTTGGCGGTTCCAAGCGGCCAAGAATTCTCCGCCAGCCTCATCCCACGCTATATCCTTAGCTTTGTGTTCATCTCTTTTCTGCCCGGTTATTGTCTTGTGAATATTTTGTTTGTCGGCAAGAACCAACTGGATATAGTTGAAGAAATAGTGCTTTCCGTCGCGTTAAGTTTCGCTTTAGCTGGCTTAATGGGATTATTTTTGGGACTCTCCCCCATAGGCATCAATCTAAACTCGATAGCGGTTTCCCTGAGCATTCTTGTGTTGACGCTTTCAGTAGTTGCGTTTGTAAGGAAAACAAAAAGCTTAGGAAAGCTTGATGTGCATAGCCCTTAGGGCATATGCCGCTGAAGTTTTCACTGCAGAAATCCCGTAAGTTCCGCCTTTTCGCATCATCTTAAACACGTAGCCTGGACGTAGATAGAATTGTTGGTAGGCTTTATAGCGGAGTTCGGCAAGTTTCTCCATGCTAAGCTGCGGGGTCTCAAAAGTGGGACCTGCCGTGTCGAATTTGTCAAAGTCAGTAACACGTAACCAGCCATTTTTGATGACCTGCTCATACATGGGTGTACCGGGGTAGGGGGTTGCTACGTAGAAGCCGACGTCGTCGGGGTTGACTTTTTTGACGAAGTTTATGGTGGCTTTGGCGGTTTCTTCTGTTTCGCCTGGGAAGCCCAAAACGACGTTTGCGATGGTCATTAAGCCGACTTGTTGTGCGGTTTTGAAGGAATCAAGGGTTTGGTCGAGTTTGATTTTTTTGTGCATTGCGCCAAGGATGGCTTCGGAACCGGATTCAACGCCCATCCATACAGCGATGCAGCCTGCGTCTTTCATGGTTTTTAGCAGTTCGCGGTCAACCATGTCTACGCGGGTGCCGCAGTCCCACATCATGTTTAGTTTGCGTGTGTGGAGTTCTTCGCAGATTTTTAGGACTCGGTTTCGGTCAACTGAGAAGGCGTCGTCGTAGAAGGTGACTTGGTCTACGCCATATTTGTCGTGGACAAGTTGCATTTCGTCGACGACGTTTTTGGCGCTGCGCCAGCGGTAGCCTCTGCCGAACATGCGCACGGTGCTGCAGAAGTCGCACCAAAACACGCAGCCGCGGCTTGACATGAGGGGGATGAGGATTTTGCCCATGCGTTTGAGGTTTTCCATTGGCATCAGGTGATGTGCGGGGAAGGGTAGGGCGTCGAGGTCTTGTATGAGTGGGCGGTCTTCGGTGCGGCGGATGGCTCCGTCTTTTTGGCGATAGGTTATGCCTAATACGTTTGTTAGGGGTTCGTTGTGTTGGAGTTTTTCTAAAAGTTCAACGAAGGTTGCTTCTCCTTCTCGGCGGACCACGATGTCTAGGCTTGGGTATTCGTTGAGGGCGTTTTCGTCCCAAAATGTGCCGTGACTGCCGCCCAGCATGGTTGTTGCGTTGGGGTGGAGTTCTTTGGCGATGTCGATTAGTTGCATCGCGGACTTGTAAAGCAGAGTCGTTGCGGTGACGCCGACGACTTCGGGGGATTCTTTGCTCATGCGGGCGCGGAAGAGGTCACTGGTTAAATGTTCAGCTTGGCAGTCGATGACGCTGATTTCGTGGCCTTCTTTTTCGGCGACTGCAGCCAGATATGCTAGCCCCAAGGGGATGAACGGGGGGTGGGAGTGGACATGTGGCGGATAGGGAGGATTGATAAGAGTAACTTTCACAGTGTGATACGCCCTTCGTTGGAAGGGTTAGACGTTAAAACGCATTATATAGTTTTCTCAACAACGCTACACGCCCCGAAATAAGGGAAATCATGCAGAATAACGGTTTTAGCAAAGCACTGGTTTTCAACATACTAATGAGGCGTTTCTGCGTCAATACTGACCTACCCCCCTTAGGTTTCTGCATAGAACCACTAATAGGATCCAAATATGTTTTCCAAAGTCCTAAATTACTGAATTTCTTTGCAAACACCAAAAAGCAGTGCACAGCGATATGCAGTCGGGCACTTGCATAGCCCATTCAGGCGGGGTCGGTCATGTCTCACCTGTCAGCCCAGAGCCCAGCCGCCGCCTATAAGCAATTTTGGCAAACAAACAGCATAACAAAAAATACTATTTTGATGCATGAGAACGCTTTTTAAAAAACAAGACGACGCCAACAATAACAACCGCCGTTAACAATGCACCAGCCGCCGGCACAATCAAGGAAACCTCAACTGCTTGCGCTGCGGGGGGTATTGCTGCGACGGAGAAGTATTCAGTTTCAGAAGCTCCTAAGTTACCTGCAGTGTCCCAAGCATAGACAGTTATGTTGTACTCTCCCGCAGGCAAAGGAGACATAGTCGAGTTCGCGTTGACCGTAACGTTTTGTTGCCCGTTTAGGCTGTAGGCGATTTTTGAGTAAGCCTTGCTGACCGTGAGGTTAAGCGGGACCTCCGAGGTTGAGGACACGTTTTCTGGGGGCAAAACCGAAACAGTTGGTGCCGTGCGGTCTATTGTGAAGCTTATTGTCGCTGTAGAGCTTATGAAAAACTCTTTGCGGGTTAACTCTTTCTCGTTTGTGTAGAAGCCCATCCCAACGGCATTTATCACTATGTTATGTTGTCCCTCGGGAACGTTTGAGAGTAGAAGGTTGAACGTCGCCTGTTCTTGGCAGCCTTGGAGAATATCGTTTGTGTCTTTTTTCCAATCGGTTTGGTACGTTACGCGTTGCACGGTTGTAAATGAAGCGGTTCTTGATTGTGGAGCAGTCACATTGAAAGCTAACGACACACGACTGGTATTATAAGCGGTATTGTTGTTCGGTGAAGCCACGTTGATTGTAGGTGGGTATGTCTCTTGGTCGGGAGGCACCTGACCAGTTATCATATAAGGGTTTGCCACACCATAGGCAACCAAATTGGCGTCAACCATTAACAGAACCAGAAAAGCGATCACGAAAATGGAGAGGTTGCCTTGCCTTGAATCCACAAAGACTCCTTCACTCAACGGTTTCTTTCTTGCCTAAAAACGTTTTTTGTCAAGGTTTCTTGACAAAAGAGAGGGATCTTTGGTTGAGGTTTCTTGACTTATCGTTAAATTAGAGCAGCAACATGGAAAATGGACGTTTGTAATCGGACATTAGAATTTGATTTCGCTCGCCCTTAGTTGTTACGATTCACTTTTCTAATTGCTATGAGGGCGCCAAGTAAAATTACTGAAATAATCACTGCTAAAGAAGCAACAATAATCATAGTAAACATTGGATCATTTGGGATGTTAACGTTGAAGAAGACCGTTTCGGAGGCATCTATACGGCCCGATGGCTCTTCCGTATAAGCAATGATATAATGCTTTCCGTTGGACAAACCAGTCAAGGTTGTGTTTCCAGTAATCGGGACTTTTTCTTGTCCGTCGACGGCATAAAAAACATTGTTAACTGGATGGTCCACGGTGATGTTTAAAGGAAAAGAAGAATTTGTTAAGGTGGCATTTTGAGATGGATAACTTATTTTTGGAGTTGTGTACATTTCAAAGTTAACTGATGAATTGCTTTTTAGCCAGCAATTATACTCATGAAGACCATCCTTCAAGATTTCGCCATCCGCCCCTGCTGCTACTGTTAATGTATGCGGACCGAAGGGAATGTCAGTGATGTTAAAGTCAAATTGGGTAATATCACCTGTTTTTTTCCCAACTACTGAAACATATTCTTGTATCCAATCGCCCTTATACGAAACCCCTAAAGTGTACATATTATAGTTGTGACCTTTGGGGTCGGTTACCGTTATGCTTACATTTAGAGTTCCATTGGAATAGTCTGCGTTGGCTATTGGAGTTACAATAGTAATTCTTGGCGGGGCAACATTTGCTGGAGCAGGTCTATTCCCAAAAAAGAAGTCATATCCGGAAGGATTAGCCCTAGTTACTTGTAAGGTGTAAACGATTAACAAACTTAGAACCAAAATTAGACACAATACGCCTAACTTTTGCATTTTTTACTACACTTAAATGCGCAGGCTCTTCTTAGATTTATCTTTTACTCAATTTGGAATAAATTCTAAATTGTTTTAAACATAAAAAACGAGCCGGGCAAATCATGAAAATGTTAAAACAAAAATTCGCCCCGGCTCCTCCCAAAACACCGTGGGTTCATAGTGGAATCTGCCCGTCGCCATCAATGTCTGGTTGAAATCGGGGAACGAGAGGGTTGTACCAAAATAATGATACTTCGCGCCGCCATACTCGTCGACTAAGAGGTATTTTATGTGGTTGGCTTCGCATTGGTTGATGAGCTGCGTCATGTTGAAATTCGGCGTGTAGGTGTCCACGGGCTCCGCTGGAAACTGATACACTCCGATGGGTGTGGGGGAGTTTTGGTTGAGGTAGAACCAGACGATGCTTTGGTCCATCAAGTTGAAGGGGCAAAGCACCATAACGTTTTCGCCCTCGGAGAGGTGGCTTGTGACATAGCTAACCGCGTCCCCGATGGGCAATTCGACCTGATAATTCTCAGAAATGCTATATGCGTCGCCTACGCTAAACGCAAAACCAACTAAAGTAACAGCGATTAAGCCGCACGCAGCCCCCTGCATCAACATCCTCTTGGGCACACTCAAATGAGGCAGCCGCCAAGTCTTCTGCAACCAACCCAACCCCGACACAACCAAATTCGAAGCCGCAATCGCCAAAACAGGAAACAGCGGAATAAGGTAGCGCCACTCCCTGTTCGGGATGGCTGTGAAGAAGACGTAGACGACGATGAACCAGATGAGCAGGTATTTGTCTTGGGTTTTGTGTCTTAGCGCTAAACCCACCAGCCCTGCCAACCCCAAAACGTAAAGCACCACCGAGATGGGATGCACTGTGGGGTATTGTGCGGCTAATTCGATGAGGTAGAAGATGGGCACCTGCACCCAACTCGGCAACCCATCATACCAAGAGGGGAAACGTCCAACGCCCGTGCTGTAGAGGGATTTGTCGGGGTTGCCGATGTTTAAGGCATAGAGCCACTGATTTAGCATCCCTGCTGAATACAATCCATAAAACAGCGCCGCCAACGGCACCACCACCGCCAAAACAGCCAAAATTAAACGGGGAACCGTGCGGAACTTCTCCATCAAATAGCCCCGCCCTAAAACCGCCAAAGCCACCGCCGCCACCACAAGCGCAATCACCGTCTGATACTTCGTTGCCACGCCCAAAGCAAAAGCCACGATGCTTAGCGCTAGAAACTTGGTTTGATGCTTGGTTAACCAAACAAAAAACGACGCCAACGTCAACGTGAAGAAAAAGAGCAGGGTGGTTTCTATCATACCCATGCGGCTAAGCAGCACATAGCCAGGTATTACCGCTAGAAAGGCGCTGGCAAGCAATGCAGTTTTAGCACCGTAAAATCGCAGGGTAAACTCGAAAACCACTCCCATAGACAGCAGCGAAAATGCTACTGAGACAAGTCGCCCCGTAAAGACGCCCACGCCGCCCACAGAGTAGAAGCCTGCAATGAGAACGCTGTAGAGAGGCGGATAGAAATTGTTCCATGCCGCATACTGCTCCAAGTTGCCACGCAGTAGCAGGATGCCTGCGTTGAGGTTGCCGACTTCATCCCACTGCACAGGCATCACGGCTAAACCGCCGATTGGGGGGATACCGAAAATCAATATCAGCCCGTAAACTAACGCGAATGCCAAAAAGGCGAGACGCCAACGGTTCACGCCAGCCCTAACCCAAGCCGCAATCGAATTAAAGCTGACCTTCAAGGCTACCCCACGCAGAATCTTTAGGGCAAAACAGCTTATAAAACAATCTTTAACCCACCCCCTCTTAACGCAGAGGCAGACCCCTAGAAATTTATAGGCAACCTCAAATAGTGAGGATGCATTGAAATAACAAAAGAAGGGTCAATTTTGACAAATGTGAAGTTGAAGACTAAAGGAAAAAAATACTACCAAAACACTCACGGAAAAATCTGCAGAGTTAAAGCCAAAACAAAGCTAAACAAGCTATCGCACCTAAAGAAAGCGCAAAGAAAACTAAAAGCGCAAGTTAAAGCCTAAATTTAGCATACCGTTAATCGGTTTACCTTCAAACGGTAAGGGTCGTATACTCTAAACTGAGGAGTTTTTTTGTTTTTACCACGCCGCCAAATGCCCTTTAGGGATGGCAAATACAGCTAAAGTCAGGTTAAACCGTCGGGATGTTTTTCCATCCACTGCAAAGCATAAGCTTCAGCTTTAGACGCCGTTGCATATTCAGGAGAAATACGGGTCCCTTCGGCGTTGCTAGTTTGTTGCCCAACGAAAAGAAGGGCATGATACGTTTGGCTAAAATCTTTTTTTGCAACTATCAGAGTCTGCCCTGTAGTTTGGTTAACAAAGCCACCGTT
The DNA window shown above is from Candidatus Bathyarchaeota archaeon and carries:
- a CDS encoding DUF1616 domain-containing protein, coding for MHQQQPTSEQDPSKRLIQSIRCSCKNIFLIFYFKKIKESTLKPLKWLLIIVVFTALTLLATYLLAVPSGQEFSASLIPRYILSFVFISFLPGYCLVNILFVGKNQLDIVEEIVLSVALSFALAGLMGLFLGLSPIGINLNSIAVSLSILVLTLSVVAFVRKTKSLGKLDVHSP
- a CDS encoding cobalamin-dependent protein (Presence of a B(12) (cobalamin)-binding domain implies dependence on cobalamin itself, in one of its several forms, or in some unusual lineages, dependence on a cobalamin-like analog.): MKVTLINPPYPPHVHSHPPFIPLGLAYLAAVAEKEGHEISVIDCQAEHLTSDLFRARMSKESPEVVGVTATTLLYKSAMQLIDIAKELHPNATTMLGGSHGTFWDENALNEYPSLDIVVRREGEATFVELLEKLQHNEPLTNVLGITYRQKDGAIRRTEDRPLIQDLDALPFPAHHLMPMENLKRMGKILIPLMSSRGCVFWCDFCSTVRMFGRGYRWRSAKNVVDEMQLVHDKYGVDQVTFYDDAFSVDRNRVLKICEELHTRKLNMMWDCGTRVDMVDRELLKTMKDAGCIAVWMGVESGSEAILGAMHKKIKLDQTLDSFKTAQQVGLMTIANVVLGFPGETEETAKATINFVKKVNPDDVGFYVATPYPGTPMYEQVIKNGWLRVTDFDKFDTAGPTFETPQLSMEKLAELRYKAYQQFYLRPGYVFKMMRKGGTYGISAVKTSAAYALRAMHIKLS
- a CDS encoding glycosyltransferase family 39 protein, producing MKVSFNSIAAWVRAGVNRWRLAFLAFALVYGLILIFGIPPIGGLAVMPVQWDEVGNLNAGILLLRGNLEQYAAWNNFYPPLYSVLIAGFYSVGGVGVFTGRLVSVAFSLLSMGVVFEFTLRFYGAKTALLASAFLAVIPGYVLLSRMGMIETTLLFFFTLTLASFFVWLTKHQTKFLALSIVAFALGVATKYQTVIALVVAAVALAVLGRGYLMEKFRTVPRLILAVLAVVVPLAALFYGLYSAGMLNQWLYALNIGNPDKSLYSTGVGRFPSWYDGLPSWVQVPIFYLIELAAQYPTVHPISVVLYVLGLAGLVGLALRHKTQDKYLLIWFIVVYVFFTAIPNREWRYLIPLFPVLAIAASNLVVSGLGWLQKTWRLPHLSVPKRMLMQGAACGLIAVTLVGFAFSVGDAYSISENYQVELPIGDAVSYVTSHLSEGENVMVLCPFNLMDQSIVWFYLNQNSPTPIGVYQFPAEPVDTYTPNFNMTQLINQCEANHIKYLLVDEYGGAKYHYFGTTLSFPDFNQTLMATGRFHYEPTVFWEEPGRIFVLTFS